The following are encoded together in the Acidimicrobiales bacterium genome:
- a CDS encoding ABC transporter ATP-binding protein, whose product AVVLVVGGRDVLAHRMTVGSLLVFVAYARTLQAQAESLLTVYRALRAGEAGLDRVQAVLGTKEEVPEPAHPVRFPAQEGPSRLEFDRVTFGYNPGTPVLEDITLEIEPGHTVALVGRSGAGKSTLVSLIPRFFDPWSGRVLIDGTDIRDVRVHDVRQKVSVVRQDPLLLPVSMADNIAYGRPGATRDEIEQAARDALASDFIEALPDGYDTVIGERGATLSGGQRQRLAIARALLKDAPILILDEPTAALDAESEAVLVAAVDRLTLHRTVLVIAHRLSTIRRADRIVVLDEGRIVEDGSHTKLMRAGGPYAHMYNTQFGPITTSRPKDNR is encoded by the coding sequence AGCGGTGGTGCTGGTGGTCGGTGGCCGGGACGTGCTGGCCCACCGCATGACCGTGGGCAGCCTGCTGGTGTTCGTCGCCTACGCCCGGACGCTCCAGGCCCAGGCCGAGTCCCTGCTCACGGTCTACCGCGCCCTGCGCGCCGGCGAGGCCGGCCTCGACCGGGTTCAGGCCGTCCTCGGGACCAAGGAGGAGGTCCCCGAGCCGGCCCACCCGGTGCGCTTCCCGGCCCAGGAGGGACCGTCCCGCCTGGAGTTCGACCGGGTCACCTTCGGCTACAACCCCGGGACCCCGGTGCTCGAGGACATCACCCTCGAGATCGAGCCGGGCCACACGGTGGCCCTGGTGGGCCGGAGCGGGGCGGGCAAGTCGACCCTCGTGTCCCTGATCCCCCGGTTCTTCGACCCCTGGTCGGGGCGGGTCCTCATCGACGGCACCGACATCAGAGACGTGCGGGTCCACGACGTCCGCCAGAAGGTCTCCGTCGTGCGCCAGGACCCCCTCCTGCTACCGGTCTCCATGGCCGACAACATCGCCTACGGCCGCCCCGGCGCCACCCGGGACGAGATCGAGCAGGCCGCCCGTGACGCCCTCGCCTCCGACTTCATCGAGGCGCTCCCCGACGGCTACGACACCGTGATCGGCGAGCGCGGCGCCACCTTGTCGGGGGGCCAGCGCCAACGCCTGGCCATAGCCCGGGCCCTCCTCAAGGACGCCCCCATCCTGATCCTCGACGAGCCGACCGCCGCCCTGGACGCCGAGTCCGAGGCCGTCCTCGTGGCGGCCGTCGACCGCCTGACCCTGCACCGCACCGTTCTGGTCATAGCCCACCGACTGTCCACCATCCGGCGGGCCGACCGCATCGTGGTCCTAGACGAGGGCCGCATCGTCGAGGACGGAAGCCACACCAAGCTCATGCGGGCGGGAGGGCCCTACGCCCACATGTACAACACGCAGTTCGGCCCCATCACGACCTCTCGTCCGAAGGACAACCGATGA